The following coding sequences are from one Borrelia parkeri window:
- a CDS encoding Vsp/OspC family lipoprotein, protein MKRITFCALLMTLFLLMSCNNSASSPKDGQAAKSDGTLIDLKSVSSKITEAVAFAKSVTEIHTLVKSIDDLAKAIKKKIQADGLQDDNGGKNGSLLAGAHSVISAVKTKLGVLEQTNGISDELKQKVTAVKTDNDAFIKKLETEHSDLGKADGAVTDEHAKEAIDKTNKPDGTKGVAELKKLNTAIDALLTAAEAAVTAAINALSTPAQSN, encoded by the coding sequence ATGAAAAGAATTACTTTTTGTGCGTTATTAATGACTTTATTTTTACTTATGTCTTGTAATAATTCAGCTTCTTCTCCTAAAGATGGGCAAGCGGCTAAATCTGATGGCACTCTTATTGATTTAAAGTCAGTAAGTTCAAAAATAACAGAGGCTGTTGCTTTTGCTAAGAGTGTTACAGAAATTCATACCTTAGTTAAGTCCATTGATGACCTCGCTAAGGCTATTAAAAAGAAAATTCAAGCAGATGGTCTTCAAGATGATAATGGTGGTAAAAATGGATCATTGCTTGCTGGTGCACATAGTGTAATATCAGCTGTAAAAACTAAATTGGGAGTATTGGAACAAACAAATGGAATCTCTGATGAATTGAAACAAAAGGTTACTGCTGTTAAGACCGATAATGATGCATTCATAAAAAAGTTGGAAACTGAGCATTCTGATCTTGGTAAGGCAGATGGCGCTGTTACTGATGAACATGCAAAAGAAGCTATAGATAAAACTAATAAGCCAGATGGAACCAAAGGAGTTGCAGAACTTAAAAAACTCAACACAGCAATTGATGCTTTGTTAACTGCTGCTGAAGCTGCAGTAACAGCTGCAATTAATGCGCTTTCAACTCCTGCTCAATCTAACTAA
- a CDS encoding variable large family protein: MSCGSGSTKTEDPQSRFLKSLISLGNDFLNVFTSFSDIVGGVLGFNTNTKKSDVGNYFKKVHDTLSSTKTSLEKIVSDMKSDNNPNAEATGIAVKALITNTLDKIIQGAKTASEAVGTTGDELLGNVGTNNAAGVAGTEVDKLVKGIKDIVDVVLKDKGNADAGTDKKAEDLSARTANGNGEAGKLFANDNAGDAAKAKAKDGTIAGAIALTAMAKNGKFAGPSAEAAEYAPAVKGAAISAVIKALDTLTIAIRETIDVGLKTVKDAMKFNSTDTPVTTDNTISEIKKN; the protein is encoded by the coding sequence CTGAGTTGTGGGAGTGGCAGTACTAAGACTGAGGATCCTCAGAGTAGATTCTTAAAATCTCTTATTAGTTTAGGTAATGACTTCTTAAATGTTTTTACTTCCTTTTCTGATATAGTTGGAGGGGTTTTAGGGTTTAATACTAATACTAAAAAGTCTGATGTTGGGAACTACTTTAAGAAAGTACATGATACTCTTTCATCTACTAAGACATCCCTTGAGAAAATTGTTTCTGATATGAAATCTGATAATAATCCTAATGCAGAGGCTACAGGTATTGCTGTAAAAGCTCTAATTACTAATACTCTTGATAAAATAATCCAGGGGGCTAAGACTGCTAGTGAGGCTGTTGGTACTACAGGTGATGAGTTACTTGGTAATGTTGGTACTAATAATGCTGCTGGTGTTGCTGGGACTGAAGTTGATAAACTAGTAAAGGGAATTAAAGATATAGTAGACGTGGTTCTTAAAGATAAAGGAAATGCTGATGCTGGTACTGATAAAAAAGCCGAGGATCTTAGCGCAAGAACTGCTAATGGTAATGGTGAAGCAGGTAAATTATTTGCTAACGATAACGCCGGAGATGCTGCTAAGGCTAAGGCTAAAGATGGAACTATTGCAGGTGCTATTGCATTAACAGCTATGGCTAAGAATGGTAAATTTGCTGGTCCTAGTGCTGAAGCTGCTGAGTATGCTCCCGCGGTTAAAGGTGCAGCTATCAGTGCAGTAATTAAGGCATTAGATACTTTAACTATTGCTATAAGAGAAACAATTGATGTGGGACTTAAGACTGTTAAAGATGCTATGAAATTTAATTCTACCGATACTCCTGTAACTACTGATAATACAATCTCTGAAATTAAGAAGAACTAG
- a CDS encoding variable large family protein, with the protein MFIILITLFLLLSCGSGQQPQVGKDGEAATGGRSLSAVLMEVGKSAENAFYSFLELLSDTLGLRVTKDTTKNDVGNYYKKLAEGIEKAVGELSAISGQTDQSDKQSEKEANESELDKAIEKAKQMFEKLKRYIVSLERIGDISKVGEVGSDTQKGVSASADELKIVFEALKGIVNSAVEAGVEELKGSRLTLSQASIGVASPENGAKVLAENANAGSTVGDKAAAIVSAVSGEEILASIINSTEDKAVKIGADATADTTPLEFAVGGTVGNIAKGAALASAVSGGIALRSLVKGGKLAANNDANDKITVQAVGITSVNKLLVAVEDIVKKTVKNVLKTAKEKIDEARAPKTAGQ; encoded by the coding sequence ATTTTTATTATACTTATTACTTTATTTTTACTTCTTAGCTGTGGCAGTGGTCAACAACCACAAGTAGGTAAGGATGGCGAGGCAGCTACAGGTGGGCGAAGTTTAAGTGCAGTGCTAATGGAAGTAGGTAAAAGTGCTGAAAATGCCTTTTATTCATTTTTAGAGTTACTCTCAGATACATTAGGCTTAAGAGTAACTAAAGATACAACTAAAAATGACGTAGGGAACTATTATAAGAAATTAGCAGAAGGAATAGAGAAAGCTGTAGGGGAATTGTCAGCAATTTCAGGTCAAACTGATCAGTCTGATAAACAATCAGAAAAAGAAGCAAATGAATCAGAATTAGATAAAGCGATTGAAAAAGCTAAGCAAATGTTTGAAAAATTAAAAAGATATATAGTTTCTTTAGAGAGAATAGGAGATATTAGTAAAGTAGGTGAGGTAGGAAGCGATACCCAAAAAGGAGTATCAGCAAGTGCAGATGAATTAAAGATAGTATTTGAAGCATTGAAAGGGATTGTAAATTCAGCTGTGGAAGCAGGTGTTGAAGAATTAAAAGGAAGTAGGTTAACATTGTCGCAAGCATCAATAGGAGTAGCTTCTCCAGAAAATGGAGCCAAGGTTTTAGCTGAAAATGCTAATGCAGGATCAACAGTAGGAGATAAAGCGGCAGCAATAGTATCCGCAGTGAGTGGAGAAGAAATATTAGCTTCAATAATTAATTCAACAGAAGATAAGGCTGTGAAAATCGGAGCTGATGCAACTGCAGATACAACTCCATTGGAATTTGCAGTAGGAGGTACTGTAGGGAATATAGCAAAAGGTGCGGCGCTGGCAAGTGCCGTGAGTGGAGGAATAGCATTACGTTCCTTGGTTAAAGGAGGTAAATTAGCTGCAAATAATGATGCCAATGATAAAATAACAGTACAAGCAGTAGGAATAACATCAGTAAATAAACTATTAGTAGCGGTAGAAGATATAGTTAAAAAGACAGTAAAGAATGTTCTTAAAACAGCAAAAGAAAAAATAGATGAAGCAAGGGCTCCGAAAACAGCAGGTCAGTAA